A single genomic interval of Halomonas sp. GT harbors:
- a CDS encoding L,D-transpeptidase family protein, protein MPVNRRRFLALALGWPVVASAATSSTLSNYEPTDLVETLLSRASIPRHSNELWVLIDDKDATLSVYRGNALVEHYAPISLGRGGAKTQRIRGDNVTPLGEFRINRFNYESQWHIFIGIDYPTPPHARMALEKGIYSQADYDAYFDHYRRHGSPPQNTALGGAIGIHGVGGGDPDIHGQYHWTQGCVAVTNEQIERVASLVGVGTRVVIR, encoded by the coding sequence ATGCCTGTAAACCGTCGCCGTTTTTTAGCGTTGGCGCTGGGCTGGCCTGTTGTAGCCAGTGCAGCGACTTCGAGTACCTTGAGTAATTACGAACCCACAGACCTTGTTGAGACGCTTCTTTCGCGTGCGAGTATCCCGCGTCACAGCAATGAATTATGGGTGTTAATTGATGATAAAGACGCCACGTTGAGTGTCTACCGCGGTAATGCGTTAGTTGAGCACTACGCGCCCATCTCCCTTGGGCGAGGCGGTGCGAAAACTCAGCGAATCCGCGGTGATAATGTGACACCGCTTGGCGAGTTTCGAATTAATCGATTTAATTACGAAAGTCAGTGGCATATCTTTATTGGTATCGATTATCCTACGCCACCTCATGCAAGAATGGCGCTCGAAAAAGGCATTTATTCCCAAGCGGATTATGATGCTTATTTTGATCACTATCGGCGTCACGGCTCACCGCCGCAGAATACGGCATTGGGCGGCGCCATTGGCATACATGGTGTTGGTGGTGGTGATCCAGACATCCATGGTCAGTATCACTGGACCCAGGGCTGTGTTGCTGTCACCAACGAGCAAATTGAACGCGTTGCTTCGCTGGTAGGTGTTGGCACTCGCGTAGTGATCCGATAG
- a CDS encoding Lpp/OprI family alanine-zipper lipoprotein, which translates to MTLKTALKMTAAAASLAILAGCASTSALEEVRMTAESAQADAAEARSMASQAMNTANQAQRDAQAALQMSEQNREEMNRMFQRSMQK; encoded by the coding sequence ATGACTCTGAAGACTGCTCTGAAGATGACTGCCGCTGCCGCTTCACTGGCAATCCTAGCTGGCTGTGCTTCTACCAGCGCTCTGGAAGAAGTTCGCATGACTGCTGAATCTGCACAGGCTGATGCCGCAGAAGCACGCAGCATGGCTTCACAAGCAATGAACACTGCAAACCAAGCTCAGCGCGACGCGCAAGCTGCTCTGCAGATGTCTGAGCAAAACCGTGAAGAAATGAACCGCATGTTCCAGCGTTCCATGCAGAAGTAA
- a CDS encoding L,D-transpeptidase family protein: MNIRKLYNAWGPTSLAVLLTASLSSPIYAQQSADADTAESPTALSEEALASTDQLAEQRELPRGHFRIPEAGDIIGEHYTVVVENPEETLIDIARRHNIGYEEIRMANPDVSMWVPGEGTEIVIPARYILPPAPREGVVVNLSELRLYYYPADNPGIVETYPVSVGREEFATPVGITRTTVKVKDPAWAPPASMRREAAARGEPAPSIVPAGPNNPLGRHAILLAMPSYLIHGTNRPEGVGMRVSRGCIRMYPEDIESLYERMPSGTQVNLMDAPFKAGWAADGTLFVQSFPQLEENVGDFEPLLNAIERVSELAEDQAEVDYAQVKLAVENPDGRFIALYGPQAPAPAPAEEPVELDGLLEEIELTTATQAQEEA, from the coding sequence ATGAATATTCGTAAATTATATAACGCCTGGGGCCCAACTAGCTTAGCTGTCTTACTTACAGCAAGCCTCTCCAGCCCTATTTATGCACAGCAGTCAGCCGATGCTGATACGGCTGAAAGTCCTACTGCCCTTTCAGAAGAGGCGCTGGCCAGCACTGACCAGCTCGCAGAGCAAAGAGAACTCCCACGCGGCCATTTTCGCATCCCTGAGGCGGGAGACATCATTGGAGAGCACTACACCGTCGTCGTCGAAAATCCAGAAGAGACACTCATCGACATAGCGCGACGTCATAACATTGGCTACGAAGAAATTCGCATGGCTAATCCAGACGTCAGCATGTGGGTACCCGGGGAAGGCACAGAAATCGTTATACCTGCGCGCTATATTTTACCGCCTGCTCCCCGCGAAGGTGTGGTCGTAAATTTGTCTGAACTGCGACTTTATTATTATCCAGCTGACAATCCTGGCATTGTTGAAACCTATCCTGTCAGTGTTGGTCGCGAGGAATTTGCAACACCGGTCGGCATTACCCGCACGACAGTGAAGGTAAAAGATCCTGCCTGGGCTCCACCAGCCTCTATGCGACGTGAAGCAGCCGCACGTGGCGAGCCAGCACCTTCTATTGTGCCTGCTGGCCCCAACAACCCACTGGGTCGTCACGCTATATTGCTGGCGATGCCTAGTTACCTGATTCATGGCACTAACCGCCCTGAAGGCGTAGGCATGCGGGTAAGCCGCGGCTGTATTCGCATGTACCCAGAAGATATCGAGTCGCTCTACGAGCGCATGCCAAGCGGCACCCAGGTCAACCTGATGGATGCACCATTTAAAGCAGGTTGGGCAGCTGACGGCACACTGTTTGTACAGTCCTTCCCTCAGCTTGAAGAAAACGTTGGCGATTTCGAACCACTGCTTAATGCTATCGAGCGAGTAAGCGAGCTTGCTGAAGATCAGGCTGAGGTTGATTACGCTCAGGTAAAACTGGCAGTAGAAAATCCGGATGGTCGCTTTATAGCGCTTTATGGCCCCCAAGCACCAGCGCCAGCCCCTGCTGAAGAGCCTGTCGAGCTTGATGGATTATTAGAAGAAATTGAGCTCACGACAGCGACACAAGCACAGGAAGAAGCATAA
- the mfd gene encoding transcription-repair coupling factor: protein MPSFSLLEPPQPKGIRDTLYLTAPPGSATALALAQVALSAPLLVITPNTASAQRLEQDLAFYSNVPVLPFPDWETLPYDSFSPHQDIISSRLRTLRLLQDGVRGIVLVPINTLMQRLPPVSYIAGRVMTLKAGAKLNRDSFRESLSRAGYRAVETVYEPGEYAMRGAIIDLFAMGMDEPIRIDLFDDEIDTLRHFDPGNQRSTNKVDVIELLPAHEYSLSRSAIACFREQFETLFDVDPRQCPLYNDALKAIPSPGLEQYLPLFFDETASLFEHVTDDTRVALLPGVFKAAEQHWQSIESRYENLGVDPTRPLLPPHRAFIPVNDVFSAIKARPRIELTDDDTQRHALTPKAQALPSLAINARAKHPLSELASFLDAQQATRVLFVAESRGRREALEEVLAPLKLNLPHVDTFQDFLSSTDRIAITESLVGSGLWLTEPDVAVISETELFGDVVRQSRRREKATDDNELAVRHLSELREGAPVVHQAHGVGRYLGLETLEAGGQANEFLALSYADGAKLYVPVDSLHLISRYSGADDELAPLHRLGSDQWEKARRKAAEKIRDTAAELLDIYARREAQEGFIYDTPGDEYVRFSASFPFEETPDQQAAIEAVISDMISPQPMDRVVCGDVGFGKTEVAMRAAFLAVQTGRQVVVLVPTTLLARQHFENFRDRFADTAVNISLISRFTSGKEMTQTLESIKNGQTDIVIGTHKLLSKSVELPKMGLLIIDEEHRFGVAQKEKLKTLRAEIDILTLTATPIPRTLNMAMSGIRDLSIIATPPARRLSVKTFVQQRDSSVIKEALLREILRGGQVYFLHNEVKTIENAAEQIRELVPEARVAVAHGQLPERSLERVMSDFYHRRFNVLVCSTIIETGIDVPSANTILIERADKFGLAQLHQLRGRVGRSHHQAYAYLLTPPPKAMTRDAVKRLEAISASDDLGAGFTLASHDMEIRGAGELLGDEQSGQMETIGYTLYMEMLDRAVKAIRAGKTPNIDAPFNTGVEISLNLPALIPDDYIHDVQQRLVMYKRIANTQSDAELKELQVELIDRFGLLPQPLKNLIRQTQLRHRAEQLGVARIEAGENRGRVLFNGTTQVDPLTLVTLIQKSPQHYRLDGSDTLRFEFPMETTEQRFDKVEALLTTLNQKVAAA, encoded by the coding sequence ATGCCCTCTTTTTCTCTGCTCGAACCGCCCCAACCAAAAGGGATTCGCGATACGCTCTACCTTACAGCGCCGCCGGGCAGTGCAACTGCCCTGGCACTGGCTCAGGTAGCGTTAAGCGCGCCATTATTGGTTATCACGCCGAATACTGCCAGCGCACAGCGCTTGGAACAGGATCTGGCGTTCTATAGCAATGTTCCTGTTCTGCCCTTCCCAGACTGGGAGACGCTGCCTTACGACAGTTTTTCTCCGCATCAGGATATTATCTCGTCACGCCTGCGCACGCTGCGTTTGCTGCAGGATGGCGTGCGCGGCATTGTGCTGGTGCCAATCAATACGCTGATGCAGCGCCTGCCACCCGTATCATATATTGCTGGGCGTGTTATGACGCTAAAAGCAGGCGCGAAGCTAAATCGGGACTCATTTCGTGAATCGCTATCGCGGGCAGGTTATCGCGCCGTAGAAACGGTCTACGAGCCTGGTGAATACGCCATGCGCGGCGCAATCATCGACCTTTTCGCCATGGGCATGGATGAGCCAATTCGTATTGATTTGTTTGATGACGAAATCGATACGCTACGTCATTTCGACCCTGGCAATCAGCGCTCGACCAACAAAGTCGATGTGATTGAGCTACTACCCGCCCATGAGTACTCGTTAAGCCGCAGCGCGATTGCTTGCTTCCGAGAACAGTTTGAAACGCTTTTTGATGTTGATCCGCGCCAGTGCCCTCTCTATAACGACGCACTGAAAGCCATTCCATCCCCAGGCTTAGAACAATATTTACCACTGTTCTTCGACGAAACCGCTTCTTTATTTGAGCACGTTACCGATGACACCCGCGTGGCGCTATTGCCAGGCGTATTCAAAGCGGCTGAGCAGCACTGGCAATCTATTGAGTCACGCTACGAAAATTTAGGCGTTGATCCAACACGCCCCCTTTTACCACCTCATCGCGCGTTTATTCCCGTTAATGATGTTTTTTCGGCGATTAAAGCACGCCCACGAATCGAACTAACCGACGACGACACTCAACGTCATGCCCTGACGCCGAAAGCCCAGGCACTGCCCTCGCTTGCGATTAACGCTCGCGCCAAGCACCCCCTTAGCGAACTGGCTTCTTTTCTGGATGCACAGCAAGCTACGCGGGTACTTTTTGTTGCCGAGTCACGGGGCCGCAGAGAAGCGCTAGAAGAAGTACTAGCGCCGCTTAAATTAAATCTGCCCCATGTTGACACCTTCCAAGACTTTTTAAGCAGTACTGATCGAATTGCCATCACTGAAAGCTTGGTAGGTAGTGGCTTATGGCTTACCGAGCCAGATGTCGCAGTGATTAGTGAGACTGAGCTATTTGGCGATGTCGTGCGCCAGAGCCGACGGCGAGAAAAAGCGACCGACGACAACGAATTGGCCGTGCGCCACCTATCTGAGTTACGAGAAGGCGCACCGGTTGTTCACCAAGCCCATGGCGTAGGCCGCTACTTGGGGCTGGAAACCCTCGAAGCTGGCGGGCAGGCTAACGAATTCTTAGCTCTTTCTTATGCCGATGGTGCCAAGCTCTATGTCCCTGTCGATAGCTTACATCTTATTTCTCGCTATAGCGGCGCTGATGACGAACTAGCCCCGCTGCACCGCTTAGGCTCAGATCAGTGGGAAAAAGCACGTCGTAAAGCGGCTGAGAAAATCCGAGACACTGCCGCTGAGCTTCTCGACATCTACGCCCGAAGGGAGGCCCAGGAAGGGTTCATTTACGACACGCCAGGAGACGAGTACGTTCGCTTCTCTGCCAGCTTTCCGTTTGAAGAAACCCCTGATCAGCAGGCCGCTATTGAGGCGGTTATAAGCGACATGATCTCTCCCCAACCAATGGATCGCGTTGTTTGTGGCGATGTAGGCTTTGGCAAAACCGAAGTCGCCATGCGCGCTGCATTTCTGGCCGTTCAGACTGGCCGCCAAGTGGTAGTTCTTGTTCCCACCACTCTATTAGCTCGTCAGCATTTTGAAAACTTCCGAGACCGTTTTGCCGATACCGCTGTGAATATTAGCCTCATTTCACGTTTTACCAGTGGCAAGGAAATGACGCAAACCTTGGAAAGCATCAAAAATGGCCAAACTGACATCGTAATCGGCACCCATAAACTGCTGTCTAAAAGCGTTGAGCTTCCCAAAATGGGACTCTTAATTATCGATGAAGAGCACCGTTTTGGGGTCGCACAGAAAGAGAAACTCAAAACGCTGCGCGCCGAAATCGACATTCTGACGCTAACGGCAACACCAATTCCGCGCACCCTTAATATGGCCATGAGCGGCATCCGAGACCTTTCGATTATCGCCACACCGCCAGCGCGGCGCTTATCGGTCAAGACGTTTGTGCAGCAGCGAGACAGTAGCGTCATTAAAGAAGCCCTGCTGCGTGAAATATTACGCGGCGGACAAGTTTACTTTTTGCACAATGAAGTCAAAACGATTGAAAACGCTGCCGAACAAATCCGCGAGCTGGTGCCAGAGGCACGGGTCGCTGTCGCCCACGGCCAATTACCCGAGCGCAGCCTTGAACGAGTAATGTCAGACTTCTATCATCGCCGTTTCAATGTGCTTGTGTGCTCTACCATTATAGAAACAGGCATTGACGTGCCCAGCGCCAACACAATTCTGATTGAGCGCGCCGATAAGTTCGGCCTGGCACAGCTTCACCAGTTGCGTGGCCGCGTTGGCCGCAGCCACCATCAAGCATACGCTTACCTACTAACACCTCCCCCCAAGGCAATGACACGAGATGCCGTTAAACGCCTGGAAGCGATTAGCGCCTCTGATGACCTCGGTGCTGGTTTCACCCTAGCAAGTCATGACATGGAGATTCGCGGCGCGGGCGAGCTGCTAGGCGACGAGCAGAGCGGCCAAATGGAAACCATCGGCTACACGCTTTACATGGAAATGCTGGATCGCGCGGTGAAGGCTATTCGAGCAGGCAAAACACCTAACATTGATGCCCCCTTTAACACCGGCGTCGAGATTAGCCTCAACCTGCCAGCATTGATTCCAGACGACTATATTCACGACGTACAGCAGCGCCTAGTGATGTATAAGCGTATCGCCAACACCCAGAGCGACGCTGAGCTTAAGGAGCTACAAGTCGAGCTTATTGATCGCTTTGGTCTCCTGCCTCAGCCCTTGAAAAACCTGATACGCCAGACCCAGCTTCGCCACCGAGCTGAGCAACTAGGTGTAGCGCGCATTGAAGCCGGTGAAAACCGTGGACGAGTGCTTTTCAACGGCACAACCCAAGTTGACCCACTAACGCTTGTGACACTCATTCAAAAATCGCCACAGCACTACCGACTGGATGGTTCAGACACCTTACGATTTGAATTTCCAATGGAAACTACCGAACAGCGTTTTGATAAAGTCGAAGCTCTGCTTACAACACTCAATCAAAAAGTAGCGGCGGCGTGA
- a CDS encoding glyceraldehyde-3-phosphate dehydrogenase: protein MSQQALENVFQEWQSNEALAEQMIPLVGQLYRQNNVVATMFGRSLIKRSVIRILKDHRFVRKIEGTELSVEDTFPIVKAMSEMNLGPAHVDVGKLAVNFKRQGGGDLDAFLRKELAEIIDGFQPNGSKGEPQDVVLYGFGRIGRLLARVMVEKAGGGNLLRLRAIVVRGRGDVAKDLEKRASLLRRDSVHGPFDGTITVDVEARTLIVNGNVIQVIYADSPSEIDYTAYGIDNAVIVDNTGIWRDEAGLGQHLECKGAKKALLTAPGKGDIKNIVFGINHETIGDNDRIVSAASCTTNAIVPVLKALNDEYGVVTGHVETVHAYTNDQNLIDNYHKGDRRGRSAALNMVLTETGAAKAVAKALPELEGKLTGNAIRVPTPNVSMAILNLTLEKGTDAEALNDYLRRVSIDSSYQKQIDFVDSAEVVSSDFVGNRHAGIVDAKATIANGNHAVVYVWYDNEFGYSCQVIRILQHMSNVKFLKLPHQAV, encoded by the coding sequence GTGAGTCAGCAAGCTCTCGAAAACGTTTTTCAGGAATGGCAAAGCAACGAAGCTCTGGCTGAGCAAATGATTCCGCTGGTGGGTCAGCTGTATCGCCAAAACAATGTTGTCGCCACTATGTTTGGTCGTTCCTTGATTAAGCGGTCCGTTATTCGCATCCTCAAAGATCACCGCTTTGTACGCAAAATTGAAGGTACTGAGCTGTCTGTTGAAGATACGTTCCCCATCGTAAAAGCGATGAGTGAGATGAATCTCGGCCCTGCCCATGTTGACGTTGGAAAGTTAGCGGTTAACTTTAAACGCCAGGGCGGTGGTGACCTTGATGCTTTCCTGCGTAAAGAGCTTGCTGAGATCATTGATGGCTTTCAGCCAAACGGCAGCAAAGGTGAACCTCAAGACGTTGTGCTTTACGGGTTCGGTCGTATCGGTCGATTACTTGCACGTGTAATGGTCGAAAAAGCGGGCGGCGGTAATTTGTTGCGTTTGCGAGCGATTGTCGTTCGTGGCCGTGGCGATGTGGCTAAAGATCTTGAGAAACGCGCCAGTCTGCTGCGTCGTGACTCGGTACATGGGCCTTTCGATGGCACAATTACCGTCGATGTTGAAGCGCGCACACTTATTGTCAACGGTAACGTGATTCAGGTTATTTACGCCGACTCACCGAGTGAAATTGATTACACTGCTTACGGTATCGACAACGCGGTGATTGTTGATAATACAGGTATCTGGCGCGATGAGGCCGGTTTGGGGCAGCACCTTGAGTGCAAAGGTGCTAAGAAAGCACTGTTAACTGCTCCCGGTAAAGGCGATATCAAAAATATCGTCTTCGGCATTAACCATGAAACAATTGGTGATAATGACCGTATCGTGTCGGCAGCTTCCTGTACCACCAACGCGATTGTGCCAGTGCTTAAAGCATTAAATGATGAGTATGGTGTGGTGACCGGGCATGTAGAGACTGTGCACGCTTACACTAATGACCAAAACCTTATCGATAATTACCACAAAGGTGACCGCCGTGGCCGTAGTGCGGCGCTGAATATGGTATTGACCGAAACGGGTGCAGCAAAAGCGGTCGCAAAAGCGCTGCCTGAGCTCGAAGGTAAGCTCACAGGTAATGCCATTCGTGTACCTACACCCAATGTCTCAATGGCTATTTTGAACCTGACATTAGAAAAGGGTACTGATGCTGAGGCGTTGAACGATTACCTTCGCCGCGTATCGATTGATTCTTCTTACCAGAAGCAGATTGACTTCGTTGATTCAGCGGAAGTCGTTTCGTCTGATTTTGTTGGAAACCGTCATGCAGGGATTGTCGATGCTAAAGCCACCATTGCAAACGGTAATCACGCCGTTGTTTATGTGTGGTACGACAACGAATTTGGCTATAGCTGCCAAGTTATTCGTATTCTTCAGCATATGTCCAATGTGAAGTTTTTGAAGTTACCGCATCAAGCTGTTTGA
- a CDS encoding Na(+)-translocating NADH-quinone reductase subunit A — MIEVKKGLDLPITGAPEQRIEDAQPVRHVAILGTDYVGMKPTMEVQEGDKVKLGQLLFTDKKIDGVRFTAPASGEVVAINRGEKRRLLSVVIKVDENEEAMTFASHDRGTLGQLERQSVVDQLVESGLWTALRTRPFSRTPAIGSVPTDIFVTAVDTHPLSADPAVVINENSQAFEDGLKVLTRLTEGNVFLCTGANASIPGGDVSGVKTESFAGPHPAGLVGTHIHYLSPVALHKKVWHIGYQDVIAFGKLFVEGKLDTTRIIAVGGPRAEKPRLLRTRIGASTEELLAGEVIKPDDTRVISGSVFSGASAEGNLTYLGRFHNQVSLLEEGNKRTFMGWLSTGANRHSIMGIYISKIKGLSNYAPTTSTNGSERAMVPVGNYERVMPLDVMPTQLLRSLIVGDIEVAMQLGCLELDEEDLALCTYVCPGKYEYGPILRDNLTMIEKEA; from the coding sequence ATGATCGAAGTCAAAAAAGGCCTGGATCTCCCCATCACGGGAGCGCCCGAGCAGCGTATTGAAGATGCGCAGCCTGTGCGCCACGTGGCAATCCTGGGCACCGACTACGTTGGCATGAAGCCGACGATGGAAGTTCAGGAAGGGGATAAGGTCAAACTGGGCCAATTACTCTTCACCGATAAGAAAATTGATGGTGTGCGCTTTACAGCGCCTGCCAGCGGTGAAGTAGTTGCTATTAACCGTGGCGAAAAGAGACGTCTGCTATCTGTCGTTATTAAAGTCGATGAAAATGAAGAAGCGATGACATTTGCTTCTCATGATCGTGGCACTTTAGGGCAGCTAGAACGTCAATCTGTTGTTGACCAACTGGTTGAGTCAGGGCTTTGGACTGCTTTGCGCACCCGGCCTTTCTCTCGCACGCCAGCTATCGGCAGCGTGCCTACCGATATTTTTGTCACTGCTGTGGATACTCATCCTCTTAGCGCTGACCCTGCGGTAGTGATTAACGAAAACTCCCAAGCATTTGAAGACGGCCTCAAGGTGCTAACCCGCCTGACCGAGGGCAACGTTTTTCTATGTACGGGCGCTAATGCTTCCATTCCTGGTGGTGATGTCAGCGGCGTAAAGACTGAGAGCTTTGCTGGCCCGCATCCGGCAGGTTTGGTAGGAACGCATATTCATTATCTTTCGCCGGTAGCCCTACACAAAAAAGTGTGGCACATCGGTTATCAGGATGTGATTGCGTTCGGCAAGCTTTTTGTAGAAGGCAAGCTTGATACGACTCGTATCATTGCTGTCGGTGGCCCACGTGCTGAAAAGCCTCGTTTATTACGCACTCGTATTGGTGCTAGTACTGAGGAACTCTTAGCAGGCGAGGTCATCAAACCCGATGACACCCGCGTTATTTCAGGCTCTGTGTTCTCTGGCGCTTCTGCTGAAGGGAATCTGACCTATCTGGGGCGTTTCCATAATCAGGTGAGTCTGCTTGAAGAAGGCAATAAGCGCACCTTTATGGGATGGCTGTCCACGGGCGCTAATCGCCACTCAATTATGGGCATCTACATTTCCAAGATCAAAGGCTTGAGTAACTACGCGCCGACAACGTCTACCAATGGTTCTGAACGTGCCATGGTGCCGGTGGGTAATTACGAACGCGTCATGCCGTTGGACGTAATGCCAACACAGCTACTGCGTTCGCTGATTGTGGGCGACATTGAGGTTGCCATGCAGCTTGGGTGTCTTGAGCTGGACGAAGAGGATCTGGCGTTGTGTACCTATGTTTGCCCAGGCAAATATGAGTACGGCCCTATCCTGCGTGACAATCTCACCATGATCGAGAAAGAGGCCTGA
- a CDS encoding NADH:ubiquinone reductase (Na(+)-transporting) subunit B has product MMGIRQTLDNLEPHFHKGGKYEKFYPLYEAIDTVFYSPPSVAKTTAHVRDGVDLKRIMITVWMCTFPAMFFGMWNAGWQANTAIEAGYASMSGWREAIMMTLAGGHDPSSLWANFVLGATYFLPIYLVTFAVGGFWEVMFAIKRGHEVNEGFFVTSVLFALILPATIPLWQVALGITFGVVIGKEIFGGTGKNFLNPALTGRAFLYFAYPAQISGDAVWVAADGYTGATALSMAFQDGMTALTNTYSWWDAFLGFIPGSVGEVSTLAILIGAAVLLWTKIANWRIMLGVFLGMVITSTLFNLIGSDSNPMFAMPWYWHLVIGGFAFGMVFMATDPVSAAMTNQGRLVFGALIGVMTVLIRVVNPAFPEGIMLAILFANLFAPLIDHMFVQANIKRRLKRTGVPAEETA; this is encoded by the coding sequence ATGATGGGTATTCGACAAACACTCGATAATCTCGAGCCGCACTTCCATAAAGGTGGCAAGTACGAAAAGTTCTATCCGCTCTACGAAGCGATAGATACCGTTTTTTACTCGCCCCCCAGCGTTGCGAAAACCACTGCCCACGTGCGTGACGGTGTTGACCTCAAGCGCATTATGATTACGGTGTGGATGTGTACTTTCCCAGCGATGTTCTTTGGTATGTGGAACGCTGGCTGGCAAGCGAACACCGCGATTGAAGCTGGCTACGCGTCAATGAGCGGCTGGCGTGAGGCAATCATGATGACCCTGGCGGGTGGCCATGATCCCAGCAGCCTATGGGCCAACTTCGTACTGGGCGCTACTTACTTCTTACCTATCTACCTCGTTACGTTTGCAGTAGGTGGTTTTTGGGAAGTAATGTTTGCCATTAAGCGAGGCCATGAAGTTAACGAAGGCTTCTTCGTAACTTCCGTGTTGTTTGCCCTGATTCTTCCGGCAACTATTCCGCTATGGCAGGTCGCACTGGGTATTACCTTTGGTGTCGTGATCGGTAAAGAGATCTTCGGTGGCACGGGTAAAAACTTCTTGAACCCAGCTTTAACCGGTCGTGCGTTCCTATACTTCGCTTATCCGGCGCAAATTTCCGGTGATGCAGTATGGGTAGCTGCCGATGGTTATACTGGTGCAACAGCACTCTCCATGGCCTTCCAGGACGGTATGACAGCATTGACCAACACTTACAGCTGGTGGGATGCCTTCTTAGGTTTCATTCCTGGCTCAGTAGGTGAAGTGTCAACGCTGGCAATCCTGATCGGTGCTGCGGTACTGCTTTGGACTAAAATCGCTAATTGGCGAATCATGCTGGGTGTTTTCTTGGGCATGGTCATTACCAGCACGCTGTTCAATCTGATTGGTTCTGACAGCAATCCCATGTTCGCAATGCCCTGGTATTGGCACCTAGTGATTGGTGGCTTCGCTTTCGGCATGGTGTTTATGGCAACGGACCCCGTGTCTGCGGCTATGACTAACCAAGGTCGCTTAGTGTTTGGTGCGCTAATTGGTGTGATGACCGTGCTGATTCGCGTAGTAAACCCGGCCTTCCCCGAAGGCATCATGTTGGCCATTCTGTTTGCCAACTTGTTTGCGCCGCTGATTGACCACATGTTCGTCCAGGCCAATATTAAACGCCGTCTCAAGCGGACTGGCGTACCGGCCGAGGAGACTGCCTAA
- a CDS encoding Na(+)-translocating NADH-quinone reductase subunit C, translated as MAQGNNSIKKILIVAFSLCIVCSVIVSTAAVALRPAQQLNQELDRKTNILNVARLYEPGMDVEEAFRTQITARVVELDSGEYTDQFDPDTFDGFEASRDPATGRTLSGDRDIAGLSRVENFATVYLVGDEENPDQIVLPIRGQGLWGRMMGFLAVEGDGNTIVSITYYDHSETPGLGAEVNNPRWQAQWEGKKIYDEEGDLSPEIHLTKGGASNEYEVDALSGATLTSNGVTNMLQFWFSEEGFGPYLAKFRSGTEPEDAEDTDTNFDDVEGA; from the coding sequence ATGGCACAAGGTAACAACTCCATCAAGAAGATCCTGATCGTAGCGTTTTCGCTGTGTATCGTATGTTCGGTGATCGTGTCGACGGCTGCTGTGGCACTGCGTCCCGCTCAGCAGTTAAATCAGGAGCTGGACCGTAAAACCAACATTCTTAATGTGGCACGTCTTTATGAGCCGGGCATGGATGTTGAGGAAGCGTTCCGCACCCAAATCACCGCACGTGTGGTAGAGCTTGATTCTGGTGAATATACCGATCAGTTCGACCCAGATACCTTCGATGGCTTCGAAGCATCTCGCGATCCAGCCACGGGTCGTACACTGTCTGGTGATCGTGATATCGCAGGTTTGTCTCGTGTAGAAAACTTTGCGACCGTTTATCTTGTCGGCGATGAAGAGAATCCAGACCAAATTGTTCTGCCCATTCGTGGACAAGGACTTTGGGGTCGCATGATGGGCTTCCTAGCTGTCGAAGGTGACGGTAATACCATCGTCAGTATCACCTACTACGACCATAGCGAAACCCCGGGTCTTGGCGCTGAGGTAAATAATCCGCGTTGGCAAGCTCAGTGGGAAGGTAAAAAGATTTACGATGAAGAGGGCGACCTCTCACCGGAAATCCACCTGACCAAAGGCGGTGCAAGCAATGAGTACGAGGTTGATGCACTATCTGGTGCAACGCTGACCAGTAACGGCGTGACTAACATGCTGCAGTTCTGGTTCAGCGAAGAAGGTTTCGGTCCTTATTTGGCGAAGTTCCGTAGTGGAACTGAGCCAGAAGACGCCGAAGATACCGACACCAACTTCGACGACGTTGAGGGGGCCTGA